From the genome of Deinococcus sedimenti, one region includes:
- a CDS encoding thermonuclease family protein has translation MRKWGLILVLAGGAEAQVPASVSGIPTVTDGDTLQVRGVKVRLHGIDAPESSQTCTRAGRAYGCGREAAFALADLVRNKTVTCTRRDTDRYGRLVGVCSVGGTEINRWLVQQGWALPYLQYGGGIYSGAASQAKSAGKGLYAGTFQNPWDYRKNPAAPPSNGTPRVTATPTPASAATPATSSVTYANCAAVRAAGKAPLLRGQPGYAPKLDRDNDGVACE, from the coding sequence ATGCGTAAGTGGGGGCTGATCCTGGTCCTGGCTGGAGGCGCTGAGGCGCAGGTGCCCGCCAGCGTGAGCGGCATCCCGACGGTGACGGATGGCGACACCCTGCAGGTTCGGGGGGTGAAGGTACGCTTGCACGGCATCGACGCGCCGGAATCCAGTCAGACCTGCACGCGGGCCGGGCGGGCGTACGGCTGCGGGCGGGAGGCGGCGTTCGCCCTAGCGGATCTGGTCAGGAATAAGACGGTGACCTGCACGAGGCGAGACACGGATCGGTACGGGCGCTTGGTCGGCGTGTGCAGCGTCGGCGGTACAGAGATCAACCGCTGGCTGGTGCAGCAGGGCTGGGCATTGCCGTACCTCCAGTACGGGGGCGGAATCTACAGCGGCGCGGCGAGTCAGGCGAAGAGTGCCGGGAAAGGCCTGTACGCCGGCACTTTCCAGAACCCGTGGGATTACCGGAAGAACCCGGCGGCGCCACCGTCGAACGGCACGCCCAGGGTGACCGCGACACCCACCCCTGCCTCAGCAGCCACCCCGGCTACGTCCAGCGTCACCTACGCGAATTGCGCCGCGGTACGCGCGGCCGGGAAAGCCCCCTTGCTCAGGGGTCAGCCGGGGTACGCGCCGAAGTTGGATCGAGACAACGACGGGGTGGCCTGCGAGTAA
- a CDS encoding glycoside hydrolase family 108 protein — protein MSTDFEKAHEFTARWEGGYVNHSADKGGPTNLGVTQTVWESWCRERGLPVKPMKSLVMADVLPLYAARYWPAASGLPWPLSGVAYDIAVNHGPGNLRLMLGGVPAVGTPAERAARLIDAREQFFRNIVKARPSQEVFLKGWLRRVAAQRDWLAEQAARSAVPRVFLRGTGGENVLWDGKATIYNGSRLTLYPDGAVQLERE, from the coding sequence GTGTCGACTGATTTCGAGAAGGCCCACGAGTTCACGGCCCGCTGGGAAGGCGGGTACGTGAATCACTCGGCGGACAAGGGCGGCCCAACGAACCTGGGTGTGACTCAGACCGTATGGGAAAGCTGGTGCCGTGAGCGCGGTCTGCCCGTGAAACCCATGAAGTCGCTGGTCATGGCGGACGTGCTGCCGCTGTACGCAGCCCGGTACTGGCCCGCCGCGTCTGGACTGCCCTGGCCACTGTCGGGTGTCGCCTACGACATCGCCGTGAATCACGGCCCTGGCAACCTGCGCCTGATGCTGGGCGGCGTCCCCGCTGTGGGCACCCCTGCGGAGCGTGCGGCCCGGCTGATCGATGCGCGGGAGCAGTTCTTCCGGAACATCGTCAAGGCGCGGCCCAGTCAGGAGGTCTTCCTGAAGGGGTGGCTCAGGCGCGTGGCGGCCCAGCGTGACTGGCTCGCTGAGCAGGCGGCGCGTTCGGCCGTCCCGCGCGTGTTCCTGCGCGGCACCGGCGGCGAGAACGTCCTGTGGGACGGTAAGGCCACGATCTACAACGGCTCACGCCTGACCCTGTACCCGGACGGAGCCGTGCAGCTGGAACGCGAGTAG
- a CDS encoding DUF2726 domain-containing protein, which produces MTPDPFPGLDAEIRGRVAAQMETTTVTSIPTPAGVPDELPVRIKQHFLARSESAFLAALETSLPGGYRVFPNVRLNDLFFITTRHPGQQKGTYARLRDKHVDFLVVSLPEHRPVFAIELDGASHDNAQQQYRDAVKDVAFRSAGLPLIRLRAEIVHTPASLRNVLSQHLSVGRAHA; this is translated from the coding sequence GTGACTCCTGATCCCTTCCCAGGTCTGGACGCTGAAATTCGTGGCCGGGTCGCTGCGCAAATGGAGACGACGACTGTCACGTCCATTCCCACGCCTGCTGGGGTACCGGACGAACTGCCGGTGCGAATCAAGCAGCACTTCCTAGCCCGCAGTGAGTCCGCGTTCCTCGCCGCGCTGGAAACCAGTCTCCCCGGCGGGTATCGCGTCTTCCCGAACGTGCGGCTGAATGACCTGTTCTTCATTACCACCCGCCATCCCGGTCAGCAGAAGGGCACCTATGCGCGCCTGCGGGATAAGCACGTGGACTTCCTGGTGGTCTCGCTGCCCGAGCACCGCCCGGTGTTCGCCATCGAGCTGGACGGCGCGAGCCATGACAACGCGCAGCAGCAGTACCGGGACGCCGTGAAGGACGTCGCGTTCCGCAGTGCTGGCCTACCCCTGATCCGCCTACGGGCCGAGATTGTGCACACACCCGCCTCGCTCCGAAACGTGTTGAGTCAGCACCTGAGTGTCGGGCGGGCCCATGCGTAA
- a CDS encoding YifB family Mg chelatase-like AAA ATPase: protein MLARVRSAALFGVDAVPVEVEVDVSPGLPAFTVVGLPDQSVSEARERVRAAIRNAGLPFPAARITVNLAPADLRKEGPLYDLPIALGVLAAQEVVPLGALAGTLVAGELALDGSLRPVAGAVNLALLAGSLGAEVLLPEGNAAEAAMIEDARVFGAGSLLDAVRHLTGQAPLGVTPPPVPDAPDGEALLDLADLKGQSGARRALEVALAGGHNLLLVGSPGSGKTMLARRAPGLLPPLTRAEALEVTRIHSAAGLLTARGRLSVQPPYRAPHHTVSDAGLIGGGGVPRPGEVSLAHRGLLFLDEFPEFSRKALETLRQPLDIGCPV from the coding sequence GTGCTGGCGCGGGTGCGGAGCGCGGCGTTGTTCGGGGTGGACGCGGTGCCGGTGGAGGTCGAGGTGGATGTCTCGCCGGGCCTCCCTGCGTTTACGGTGGTGGGCCTGCCGGATCAGTCGGTCAGTGAGGCACGCGAACGGGTGCGGGCGGCCATCCGGAACGCGGGGTTGCCGTTCCCGGCAGCGCGAATCACGGTGAATCTCGCCCCGGCGGATCTGCGGAAGGAGGGGCCGCTGTATGACCTGCCGATTGCGTTGGGGGTGCTGGCCGCGCAGGAGGTCGTGCCGCTGGGGGCGCTGGCGGGGACGCTGGTGGCGGGGGAGCTGGCGCTGGACGGGTCGTTGCGGCCGGTGGCGGGCGCGGTGAATCTGGCGCTGCTGGCGGGGTCGCTGGGCGCGGAGGTGCTGCTGCCCGAGGGGAACGCGGCGGAGGCGGCGATGATCGAGGACGCGCGGGTGTTCGGGGCGGGGTCGCTGCTGGACGCGGTGCGGCACCTGACGGGGCAGGCGCCGCTGGGGGTGACGCCCCCGCCGGTGCCGGACGCGCCGGACGGGGAGGCGCTGCTGGATCTGGCGGACCTGAAGGGGCAGTCGGGGGCGCGGCGGGCGCTGGAGGTCGCGCTGGCGGGGGGGCATAACCTGCTGCTGGTGGGCTCGCCGGGCAGCGGGAAGACGATGCTGGCGCGCCGCGCACCGGGGCTGCTGCCGCCGCTGACGCGGGCGGAGGCGCTGGAGGTGACGCGCATCCACTCGGCGGCGGGCCTGCTGACGGCGCGGGGTCGTCTGAGCGTGCAGCCGCCGTACCGCGCGCCGCATCACACGGTGTCGGACGCGGGCCTGATCGGGGGTGGGGGCGTGCCCCGGCCGGGCGAGGTGAGTCTGGCCCACCGGGGGCTCCTCTTTCTCGATGAGTTCCCGGAGTTCAGCCGCAAGGCGCTGGAAACATTGCGGCAGCCGTTGGATATCGGTTGTCCGGTTTAA